From one Paeniglutamicibacter psychrophenolicus genomic stretch:
- a CDS encoding bifunctional methylenetetrahydrofolate dehydrogenase/methenyltetrahydrofolate cyclohydrolase, whose protein sequence is MTAQILDGKATAKAIKAELTERVAALAARGVTPGLGTILVGSDPGSTWYVGGKHKDCAEVGIKSIRVDLPEDTTQEDLLAKVRELNENPECTGYIVQLPLPAHIDTDVILEAMDPAKDADGLHPMNLGRLVANVNRPMTSPLPCTPKGCVVLLERHGIDLNGKNVLVVGRGVTIGRPIGLLLTRRDINATVTLAHTGTKDLAKHLAEADVVVAAAGQPHMIKAKDLKPGAIVLDVGVSRVNDENGKAVVTGDVEPAAHEVASWISPNPGGVGPMTRAMLLANVVESAERAAGL, encoded by the coding sequence ATGACTGCACAGATCCTTGACGGCAAGGCAACCGCAAAGGCCATCAAGGCCGAACTGACCGAACGCGTCGCGGCCCTGGCCGCACGCGGCGTCACCCCCGGCCTGGGCACCATCCTGGTCGGATCCGACCCCGGATCCACCTGGTACGTCGGCGGCAAGCACAAGGACTGCGCGGAGGTCGGCATCAAGTCGATCCGCGTGGACCTGCCCGAGGACACCACCCAGGAAGACCTACTGGCAAAGGTCCGCGAGCTGAACGAGAACCCGGAATGCACCGGCTACATCGTCCAGCTGCCGCTGCCGGCGCACATCGATACGGACGTCATCCTCGAGGCCATGGACCCGGCCAAGGACGCCGACGGCCTGCACCCGATGAACCTGGGCCGCCTGGTCGCCAACGTCAACCGCCCGATGACCTCGCCGCTGCCCTGCACGCCCAAGGGCTGCGTGGTGCTCCTGGAGCGCCACGGCATCGACCTGAACGGCAAGAACGTGCTGGTCGTGGGCCGCGGGGTGACCATTGGCCGCCCGATCGGGCTGCTGCTGACCCGCCGCGACATCAATGCGACGGTCACCCTGGCGCACACCGGCACCAAGGACCTGGCCAAGCACCTCGCCGAGGCCGACGTGGTGGTTGCCGCCGCGGGACAACCGCACATGATCAAGGCCAAGGACCTCAAGCCCGGCGCGATCGTGCTGGACGTGGGCGTCTCGCGCGTCAACGACGAGAACGGCAAGGCCGTTGTCACCGGAGACGTGGAACCGGCAGCCCACGAGGTGGCTTCCTGGATCTCCCCGAACCCGGGCGGCGTGGGCCCGATGACCCGTGCCATGCTGCTGGCCAACGTGGTCGAGTCCGCGGAGCGCGCGGCCGGACTGTAG
- a CDS encoding OsmC family protein: protein MSENEDPMLRSVELTRTATGRYTVRNAAGAEIEFGQGEGLLNPMELLLAAIVGCSSIDVDTVTARSAEPTDFRVAATGRKVVEDGASRVDGLHLSFNVAFPDTAEGRKAAGMVERLVDLSHEKYCTVSRTVERGTPVTNEVHVVLGDAGQTQK, encoded by the coding sequence ATGAGCGAAAACGAAGATCCCATGCTGCGTTCCGTCGAGCTGACCCGCACGGCCACCGGCCGTTACACGGTGCGCAATGCCGCGGGCGCGGAAATCGAATTTGGCCAGGGCGAGGGGCTGCTGAACCCGATGGAGTTGCTGCTGGCGGCGATCGTCGGCTGTTCGTCCATCGACGTCGACACCGTGACGGCCCGCAGTGCCGAGCCCACGGACTTCCGGGTGGCGGCCACCGGCCGCAAGGTGGTTGAGGACGGTGCCAGCCGCGTGGACGGGCTGCACTTGTCCTTCAACGTGGCATTCCCGGACACCGCCGAGGGACGCAAAGCCGCCGGCATGGTCGAGCGACTGGTGGACCTCTCGCACGAGAAGTACTGCACGGTGTCACGGACCGTGGAACGTGGTACTCCCGTCACGAACGAGGTCCATGTGGTGCTCGGCGACGCCGGGCAAACCCAAAAGTAG
- a CDS encoding NAD(P)-binding domain-containing protein, with product MQSTSKQMRTVVIGAGQAGLSAAHHLRRKGLVPHEDFVVLDANDGPGGAWRHRWDSLTFDRAHGLHSLPGMDLATPDPREPAAAVVARYYGAYESAFALPVIRPFKVRNVTGSLEDGFTIISTGGRVIRAATVINATGTWDKPYWPFYPGQREFTGRQLHTHDFVAPEQFLGQRVLVVGGGTSAAQFLLQLSTHGIDTLWSTRRAPQWREAPMDKSWGIEIEASVNARTHVGLPPLSVVGATGLPLTDFYQEGIDSGVLVSHGGIDSFSAQSVTFTDGSTEEIDVILWATGFRASLDHLAPLGLREPGGGILMGEDSVSVPKVPGLFLVGYGASASTIGATRGGRAAAVAAGRLQEAAAAEHATVDSL from the coding sequence ATGCAGTCCACGAGCAAGCAAATGCGCACGGTAGTCATCGGTGCCGGGCAGGCAGGGCTCTCGGCGGCCCACCATTTGCGGCGCAAGGGCCTTGTTCCCCATGAGGACTTCGTGGTGCTTGACGCCAATGACGGGCCCGGCGGGGCTTGGCGCCACCGCTGGGATTCATTGACTTTTGACCGCGCCCACGGGCTGCACTCCCTTCCCGGCATGGACCTAGCCACCCCGGACCCACGCGAGCCGGCCGCGGCGGTGGTTGCCCGCTACTACGGGGCCTACGAATCGGCCTTCGCACTGCCGGTGATCCGGCCCTTCAAGGTGCGCAACGTCACCGGTTCCCTCGAAGACGGATTCACGATCATTTCCACCGGCGGACGCGTCATCCGGGCGGCCACGGTCATCAACGCCACCGGAACCTGGGACAAGCCGTACTGGCCGTTTTATCCCGGACAACGCGAATTCACCGGGCGCCAGCTGCACACCCACGACTTTGTGGCGCCGGAGCAATTCCTGGGACAACGCGTGCTGGTGGTGGGCGGCGGCACCAGTGCCGCCCAGTTCCTGCTGCAGCTTTCCACGCATGGCATTGACACCCTATGGTCCACCCGGCGAGCGCCGCAGTGGCGGGAAGCACCTATGGACAAGTCTTGGGGCATAGAGATCGAGGCGAGCGTCAACGCCCGCACCCATGTGGGCCTGCCGCCGCTGTCGGTGGTCGGGGCCACCGGACTGCCGCTGACCGACTTCTACCAGGAGGGTATCGATTCCGGGGTGTTGGTTTCCCATGGCGGCATCGACTCGTTCTCCGCCCAATCGGTCACCTTCACCGACGGCAGCACCGAGGAGATCGATGTGATCCTCTGGGCCACCGGGTTCCGGGCATCCCTTGACCACCTGGCGCCATTGGGCCTGCGCGAACCCGGCGGCGGGATCCTCATGGGCGAGGATTCGGTGAGCGTTCCCAAGGTGCCGGGCCTGTTCCTGGTGGGCTACGGAGCCTCGGCATCCACCATCGGGGCGACCCGTGGCGGGCGTGCCGCCGCGGTTGCCGCCGGCAGGCTCCAGGAAGCTGCGGCCGCCGAACACGCGACGGTCGATTCCCTGTAG
- a CDS encoding fatty acid desaturase family protein codes for MSSTLSPSAPEQRVSRGSAGANNYRHLKIRVRDAGLLGRRKGHYLGLVSVLVVLLGGAVTGFVLLGHSWFQLLIAAAIGIILTQFAFLAHEASHRQILTSGPANDRIGRFLANFVVGISYQWWMNKHNKHHAMPNTVGKDPDIEWDTISFQTEDAQRQKGFLKWLTERQGYMFFPLLTLEGFNLHMRSMIYLFTGDRVKDRRREIISIIIRLSLYVAAIYIFLPVGIGSAFLGVQLAVFGVYMGASFAPNHKGMPLIPKESRIDFFSRQVLTSRNVMARSTFGNRVLSHVFGGLNYQVEHHLFPSMPRANLAGVAEIVREYCLELKVPYTVTSVTQSYAQVITYLNKVGLSARDPFDCPMITEFRQH; via the coding sequence ATGAGTTCCACTTTGTCCCCCTCGGCCCCGGAGCAACGTGTATCGCGTGGTTCGGCCGGAGCCAACAATTACCGCCACCTGAAAATCCGCGTCCGCGACGCCGGTTTGCTGGGCCGTCGCAAGGGCCACTACCTTGGGCTTGTCAGTGTTCTGGTGGTCCTGCTTGGTGGTGCTGTCACAGGCTTTGTTCTGTTGGGGCACAGCTGGTTCCAGCTACTTATTGCCGCTGCCATTGGCATCATTCTTACCCAGTTCGCGTTCCTCGCCCACGAGGCCTCGCACCGCCAGATCCTGACATCGGGTCCGGCAAACGACAGGATCGGCCGTTTCTTGGCCAACTTCGTGGTCGGCATCAGCTACCAGTGGTGGATGAACAAGCACAACAAGCACCACGCGATGCCCAACACGGTGGGCAAGGATCCGGACATCGAGTGGGACACCATTTCGTTCCAGACCGAGGATGCCCAAAGGCAAAAGGGTTTCCTGAAGTGGCTCACCGAGCGCCAGGGCTACATGTTCTTCCCGTTGCTGACACTCGAGGGATTCAACCTGCACATGCGGTCGATGATCTACCTGTTCACCGGCGACCGGGTCAAGGACCGCCGGCGCGAGATCATCTCCATCATCATTCGGTTGTCCCTGTACGTGGCGGCCATCTACATCTTCCTGCCGGTAGGCATCGGCTCGGCTTTCCTGGGCGTGCAGCTCGCGGTCTTCGGCGTGTACATGGGTGCCTCGTTCGCCCCCAACCACAAGGGCATGCCGCTGATCCCCAAGGAGTCGCGCATTGACTTCTTCTCCCGCCAGGTGCTGACCAGCCGCAACGTCATGGCCCGCTCCACCTTCGGCAACCGCGTTCTCTCACACGTCTTCGGCGGATTGAACTACCAGGTCGAGCACCACCTGTTCCCCTCGATGCCCCGCGCCAACCTCGCCGGTGTCGCCGAGATCGTGCGCGAGTACTGCCTGGAGCTCAAGGTCCCGTACACGGTCAC
- a CDS encoding sensor histidine kinase — MINRRRPPLGILPVAVAVVQVVGTHFAAQRFNESLPWFAVLLLLAGPALLLLRRRAPGPMVAGIGLVTVGYVAAGFPWGPFPLSFAVGLVLAVLAGARWWAWGSAAAAGVGFLLLAMQHGESTRVFFVLVWLIVVLLVGELGRSAKTRRDEYRRASMERAKHQRDEERLVLARDIHDVVAHSLSMINVQASVALHLAKNGGDTQGMYEALENIKTGSKEALSEVREVLAVLRQDAPRVPSQRLEQLDELVQRVRGANVAIIFTPPALPPPGWVDERVENILYRVVQESLTNVVRHAKASRVVVAVHLDDAHAAVTVTDDGVGLGIGNEGNGIGGMRERLGAHGGTLTIDAANAPGAPTPGTRISAWLPAPGTTRA, encoded by the coding sequence ATGATCAATCGACGCCGTCCGCCGCTGGGCATCCTGCCGGTGGCCGTGGCGGTTGTCCAGGTCGTGGGCACCCACTTTGCAGCGCAGCGATTCAACGAATCGCTTCCCTGGTTCGCTGTTCTTTTGCTGCTGGCGGGTCCGGCCCTGCTGCTTTTGCGCCGACGCGCCCCCGGCCCCATGGTCGCCGGCATCGGCTTGGTGACCGTCGGCTACGTAGCGGCAGGTTTCCCCTGGGGGCCTTTCCCCCTTTCCTTTGCCGTGGGGCTCGTCCTGGCAGTCCTTGCCGGTGCCCGGTGGTGGGCGTGGGGGAGTGCTGCGGCTGCCGGTGTCGGATTCCTGTTGCTGGCCATGCAGCATGGTGAAAGCACACGGGTCTTCTTTGTGCTGGTGTGGCTCATAGTCGTATTGCTGGTGGGTGAGCTGGGGCGTAGCGCCAAGACTCGGCGGGACGAGTACCGCAGGGCGTCCATGGAACGCGCAAAACACCAGCGTGACGAGGAAAGATTGGTGCTGGCACGAGACATCCATGATGTCGTGGCGCATTCACTGTCGATGATCAACGTGCAAGCCTCCGTGGCCCTTCACTTGGCCAAGAATGGCGGCGACACCCAAGGCATGTACGAGGCCCTGGAAAACATCAAGACCGGTTCCAAGGAAGCCCTCTCCGAGGTGCGTGAGGTGTTGGCCGTCCTGCGCCAGGACGCGCCACGGGTTCCCAGCCAGCGGCTTGAACAACTCGACGAGCTGGTGCAGCGGGTCCGCGGCGCCAACGTGGCAATCATCTTCACTCCGCCGGCGTTGCCGCCGCCCGGGTGGGTCGATGAGCGAGTGGAGAACATCCTCTACCGGGTGGTGCAGGAATCCCTGACCAATGTCGTGCGGCACGCCAAGGCGAGCCGCGTGGTGGTCGCCGTGCACCTGGATGATGCGCACGCCGCGGTCACCGTAACCGACGACGGAGTTGGTCTTGGCATTGGCAACGAGGGAAACGGAATCGGCGGCATGCGCGAACGTCTGGGTGCACACGGCGGCACATTGACGATCGATGCGGCAAATGCCCCGGGGGCTCCGACTCCCGGAACCAGGATCAGCGCCTGGCTGCCGGCACCGGGAACGACGCGTGCCTGA
- the purU gene encoding formyltetrahydrofolate deformylase: MTTNEFIVSLSCPDRPGIVHAVSGALLSAGCNITESQQFESPETHNFFMRVAVATAQDLDAVRNALGPVREEFGMELGITAAGSRVRTLIMVSKEGHALNDLLFAQRAGTLPVEIPVIVSNHLDLKPMADFHGIEFIHIPVTAATKAQAEAQLLALVDEHDIELVVLARYMQILSDDLCRALSGRAINIHHSFLPSFKGAKPYHQAHARGVKLIGATAHYVTADLDEGPIIEQEVIRVDHARTAGQFVAMGRDVEGRTLTRAVAWHAERRVMLDGYRTVVFS; encoded by the coding sequence GTGACCACCAACGAATTCATTGTCTCCCTGTCTTGTCCCGACCGTCCGGGCATCGTCCACGCCGTTTCCGGAGCCTTGCTGAGCGCGGGTTGCAACATCACCGAGTCGCAGCAATTCGAAAGTCCCGAGACCCACAACTTCTTCATGCGCGTCGCAGTGGCCACGGCCCAGGACCTCGATGCGGTGCGCAACGCATTGGGTCCGGTTCGCGAGGAATTCGGCATGGAACTGGGCATCACGGCGGCCGGTTCCCGGGTGCGGACATTGATCATGGTGTCCAAGGAAGGCCACGCGCTCAACGACCTGCTCTTTGCCCAGCGTGCCGGGACCTTGCCGGTGGAGATTCCGGTCATCGTCTCCAACCACTTGGACTTGAAGCCCATGGCCGACTTCCATGGCATCGAATTCATCCACATCCCGGTCACCGCTGCGACCAAGGCACAGGCCGAGGCACAGCTGCTGGCGCTGGTGGACGAGCACGACATCGAGCTGGTGGTGCTGGCCCGCTACATGCAGATCCTGTCGGACGATTTGTGCCGCGCGTTGAGCGGGCGGGCCATCAACATCCACCACTCGTTCCTTCCCTCTTTCAAGGGGGCCAAGCCCTACCACCAGGCCCACGCCCGCGGCGTGAAGCTCATTGGCGCGACCGCCCACTACGTCACCGCGGATCTGGACGAGGGGCCGATCATCGAGCAGGAGGTCATCCGGGTGGACCATGCCCGCACCGCCGGTCAGTTCGTGGCCATGGGTCGCGACGTGGAGGGTCGCACGCTCACCCGCGCCGTGGCCTGGCATGCCGAGCGCCGGGTCATGCTCGACGGCTACCGCACCGTGGTGTTCTCCTAA
- the glyA gene encoding serine hydroxymethyltransferase, which translates to MSKNPVTNQSLAEIDPEIAEVLKLELGRQRDTLEMIASENFAPRAVLEAQGSVLTNKYAEGYPGRRYYGGCEHVDVAENLAIERVKTLFGSKFANVQPHSGASANAAALSAMIEPGDKILGLSLAHGGHLTHGMKLNFSGKLYKVAAYEVDPETFRVDMVKLRAQAIAEKPQVIIAGWSAYPRQLDFAEFRAIADEVGAKLWVDMAHFAGLVAAGLHPNPVPYADVVTSTVHKTLAGPRSGLILTNDPDLAKKINSNVFPGHQGGPLMHAIAGKAVAFKIAAGEEFKQRQVLTLEGAKILAERLTASDVTDAGVSVLTGGTDVHLVLVDLRNSELDGKQAEDLLHEIGITVNRNSVPFDPRPPMTTSGLRIGTPALATRGFDAAAFTEVADIIGVALRDGQNADKAALAARVDTLAKAFPLYEGLEDW; encoded by the coding sequence ATGAGCAAGAATCCCGTGACCAACCAGTCCCTCGCAGAGATCGATCCGGAAATCGCCGAGGTCCTCAAGCTTGAGCTGGGCCGCCAGCGCGACACCCTGGAAATGATCGCCTCCGAGAACTTCGCCCCGCGCGCCGTCCTCGAGGCCCAGGGCTCGGTCCTGACCAACAAGTACGCCGAGGGCTACCCGGGACGCCGCTACTACGGCGGCTGCGAGCACGTCGACGTGGCCGAGAACCTGGCCATCGAGCGCGTGAAGACCCTCTTTGGCTCCAAGTTCGCCAACGTCCAGCCGCACTCCGGCGCCTCGGCAAACGCCGCTGCCCTCTCGGCCATGATCGAACCGGGCGACAAGATCCTGGGCCTGTCCCTGGCCCACGGCGGACACCTGACCCACGGCATGAAGCTGAACTTCTCCGGCAAGCTCTACAAGGTCGCCGCCTACGAGGTCGATCCGGAAACCTTCCGCGTGGACATGGTCAAGCTCCGTGCCCAGGCCATCGCCGAGAAGCCGCAGGTCATCATCGCCGGCTGGTCCGCCTACCCGCGCCAGCTCGACTTCGCCGAATTCCGCGCCATTGCCGACGAGGTTGGCGCCAAGCTCTGGGTCGACATGGCCCACTTCGCCGGGCTGGTCGCTGCCGGATTGCACCCGAACCCGGTCCCGTACGCCGACGTGGTCACCTCCACCGTGCACAAGACCCTTGCAGGTCCGCGCTCGGGCCTGATCCTGACCAACGATCCGGACCTGGCCAAGAAGATCAACTCCAACGTCTTCCCCGGCCACCAGGGCGGACCGCTGATGCACGCGATCGCCGGCAAGGCCGTGGCCTTCAAGATCGCCGCCGGCGAGGAATTCAAGCAGCGCCAGGTCCTGACCCTCGAGGGCGCCAAGATCCTGGCCGAGCGCCTCACCGCCAGCGATGTCACCGACGCGGGCGTCTCGGTGCTGACCGGAGGCACCGATGTGCACCTGGTCCTGGTGGACCTGCGCAACTCGGAACTCGACGGCAAGCAGGCCGAAGACCTGCTGCATGAAATCGGGATCACCGTGAACCGCAACTCGGTGCCCTTCGACCCGCGCCCGCCGATGACCACCTCGGGACTGCGCATCGGCACCCCGGCGCTGGCCACCCGCGGCTTCGACGCCGCGGCCTTCACCGAGGTCGCCGACATCATCGGTGTCGCACTGCGCGACGGGCAGAACGCCGACAAAGCCGCACTGGCCGCACGCGTGGACACCCTGGCCAAGGCCTTCCCGCTCTACGAGGGCCTCGAAGACTGGTAA
- a CDS encoding SHOCT domain-containing protein — translation MTTTILPALAAMPAHAWGPGYGPGWFILIPIFWILLIGFFIFFSRRMYWRHRIQGDPTSAEGVLRERYARGEIDETEYRQRLEVLRANRK, via the coding sequence ATGACAACCACGATTCTTCCCGCACTGGCAGCCATGCCGGCACATGCCTGGGGACCGGGATACGGACCGGGCTGGTTCATCCTGATCCCGATCTTCTGGATCCTGCTCATTGGCTTCTTTATCTTCTTCAGCCGGCGCATGTATTGGCGCCACCGCATCCAGGGCGATCCCACGAGCGCAGAGGGCGTGCTGCGCGAGCGCTACGCACGCGGAGAGATCGATGAGACCGAGTACCGGCAGCGCTTGGAAGTGTTGCGCGCTAATCGAAAATAA
- a CDS encoding Ig-like domain-containing protein — protein MSLHLHGTTKRIVLLIVACLGFVAVIAGTAGYPKEPREAQIVSHFPRDGAKSVSRTAHVVAWMDRPIDEVSGDLGLQLQDQQGNAIDGALEVGADRESIIFEPASALAPGSYLASLNATAAPSASGAELGTWTFSVPEKPSLDQGPGGSILLVVDESSEFSAHYAEILRMEGLNSFETTTVEDLTPQLLDAHELVILATGTVGAGTAKMFSDWVEHENGNLIAMEPTGQIAELAGVVNHGPDVSDGYIHIDTSQAPGKGIASDSLQFHGDSSRLELKSGTRAIASQGSTAWSTGGRPAVTVKPGIDGRGTVAAYSFNLAKSTVLTRQGNPEWAGQERDGIAPIRPDDLFFGGDESDYLDLEKVHIPQADEHLRLLANLIGYVNQGNGPMPKFWYLPNFSKAALVMAADDHGTVDGTRRMFERLSELSPKDCSVEQWECLRATSWLYPESGLTPANAESYSDSGFDVGAHVTTGCEDWDAKSLTLAFSQSLGEFRKKYPGLPAQTGNRLHCIAWSQWSTQASTERSWGMRIDMNYYYWPGDWIRQRAGFMTGSGFPMRFSDPEGNLINVYQQETHLVDEVFADHPEAVEQLLERATGPEGFYGAFGTHVDFSTGFDIDLMDMAIRHSIPMISAKQLLEWTDARNASSFKTLNWEDGELSFELDITGKTHGMLKTMLPIESNQGTLTGIRSEGLAIDLDRETIKGVDYVIFTGASGTYTATYR, from the coding sequence ATGAGTCTGCATTTGCATGGAACAACAAAGCGCATTGTGCTGTTGATCGTCGCGTGCCTGGGATTCGTGGCGGTCATTGCCGGGACCGCGGGGTACCCCAAAGAGCCGCGAGAAGCACAGATTGTGTCGCATTTCCCCCGTGACGGGGCAAAGTCCGTTTCCCGGACAGCCCATGTGGTGGCGTGGATGGACCGGCCGATTGATGAGGTTAGCGGTGATTTGGGCCTGCAGCTGCAGGACCAGCAGGGGAACGCGATTGATGGTGCGCTCGAAGTCGGTGCCGATCGGGAATCGATCATCTTCGAACCGGCCTCGGCACTGGCCCCCGGAAGCTACCTCGCCTCGCTGAATGCCACGGCAGCACCGTCCGCAAGCGGCGCTGAGCTCGGTACATGGACTTTTTCCGTGCCGGAAAAACCCTCCCTCGACCAAGGGCCCGGTGGCTCGATCTTGCTGGTCGTCGACGAATCCAGTGAATTCTCGGCACATTACGCCGAGATACTCCGCATGGAGGGACTGAACAGCTTCGAAACCACCACGGTTGAGGACCTCACACCGCAGTTGCTGGATGCCCATGAGCTGGTAATCCTGGCCACCGGCACGGTGGGCGCGGGAACGGCCAAGATGTTCTCGGACTGGGTCGAACACGAAAACGGCAACCTCATTGCCATGGAACCAACCGGACAGATCGCAGAGCTCGCCGGGGTCGTGAACCACGGACCGGATGTCTCCGACGGATACATCCACATCGACACGTCACAAGCACCGGGCAAGGGCATAGCATCCGATTCCCTCCAATTCCACGGCGACTCTTCGCGGTTGGAGCTCAAGAGCGGCACACGTGCCATCGCTTCGCAAGGTTCCACCGCGTGGAGTACCGGCGGCCGCCCGGCGGTCACGGTGAAGCCGGGGATCGACGGGCGAGGCACCGTCGCCGCGTATTCCTTCAACCTGGCCAAGTCAACGGTCCTGACCCGGCAGGGGAACCCCGAATGGGCCGGCCAGGAACGGGACGGCATCGCGCCCATACGCCCTGACGATTTGTTCTTTGGTGGCGATGAGAGCGACTACCTGGACTTGGAGAAGGTGCACATCCCGCAGGCTGACGAGCATCTGCGGTTGCTCGCCAACCTCATTGGATATGTGAATCAGGGCAACGGGCCCATGCCGAAATTCTGGTACCTCCCGAATTTTTCCAAGGCGGCATTGGTCATGGCCGCGGACGACCATGGCACAGTAGATGGAACGCGCAGGATGTTTGAGCGGCTCAGCGAGCTGAGCCCGAAGGACTGTTCCGTCGAACAGTGGGAATGCCTGCGGGCAACATCGTGGCTGTATCCGGAATCGGGGCTGACTCCCGCAAACGCCGAGTCTTACTCCGATAGTGGATTCGATGTCGGTGCACATGTGACGACGGGGTGTGAGGACTGGGACGCGAAGTCGCTGACACTGGCGTTCTCCCAATCCCTGGGGGAGTTCAGGAAGAAGTACCCCGGACTTCCTGCCCAAACGGGAAACCGGCTGCATTGCATCGCCTGGAGCCAGTGGTCGACGCAAGCCAGCACCGAGCGTAGCTGGGGCATGCGCATCGACATGAATTACTACTACTGGCCGGGCGACTGGATCCGGCAGCGGGCCGGATTCATGACCGGATCGGGATTCCCGATGCGTTTCAGCGACCCGGAAGGAAACCTCATCAACGTGTACCAGCAAGAGACTCACCTGGTGGATGAGGTTTTTGCGGATCATCCCGAGGCGGTGGAACAGCTGCTGGAACGTGCCACGGGTCCCGAGGGCTTCTACGGAGCATTCGGAACGCACGTGGATTTCAGCACGGGTTTCGATATCGACCTGATGGACATGGCCATCCGCCATTCCATACCCATGATCTCCGCCAAGCAGCTCCTGGAATGGACGGATGCCAGGAATGCTTCGAGCTTCAAGACCCTGAATTGGGAAGATGGCGAGTTGTCGTTCGAACTGGATATCACCGGAAAGACGCACGGCATGCTCAAGACGATGCTGCCTATCGAGTCGAACCAAGGCACGCTCACCGGTATCCGGTCCGAGGGACTGGCAATCGACCTAGACAGGGAAACGATCAAGGGCGTCGACTACGTAATCTTCACCGGGGCAAGTGGAACGTACACGGCGACCTACCGGTAG
- a CDS encoding response regulator produces MIGLLIVDDQSLIRAGFSALLGAEDDMQVLGQASNGLQALAQARALKPDIVLMDIRMPQGDGITAAAAITADPALAKTRIIMLTTFELDDYILDSIRAGASGFLVKDTEPEELIQAVRIVAAGDSLLSPSVTRKLLAQVAATQPPPTTKRPAAMDVLTEREREVLLLVGTGKSNAEIAEQLFITPLTAKTHVSRIIGKMGVRDRTGLVVIAYESGLITPGALPATQAPRRDRP; encoded by the coding sequence ATGATCGGCCTTCTCATTGTTGATGACCAATCGTTGATCCGGGCAGGCTTCTCCGCGCTGCTGGGCGCCGAGGACGACATGCAGGTGCTCGGCCAGGCTTCCAACGGCCTACAGGCCCTGGCCCAGGCCCGCGCCCTGAAACCCGACATCGTGCTCATGGACATCCGCATGCCCCAGGGGGACGGCATCACGGCCGCGGCAGCAATCACCGCGGACCCGGCATTGGCCAAGACCCGGATCATCATGCTCACCACCTTCGAACTCGACGACTACATCCTCGATTCCATCCGTGCCGGGGCCTCCGGATTCCTGGTCAAGGACACCGAACCGGAGGAACTGATCCAGGCCGTGCGGATCGTCGCGGCGGGGGACTCGCTGCTCTCGCCCTCGGTGACCCGCAAGCTCCTGGCCCAGGTTGCCGCCACCCAGCCCCCGCCGACCACCAAGAGACCTGCGGCCATGGACGTGCTGACGGAACGCGAGCGCGAGGTGTTGCTGCTCGTTGGCACCGGGAAGAGCAACGCCGAAATCGCCGAGCAACTTTTCATCACCCCGCTCACGGCCAAGACCCATGTCTCCCGGATCATCGGGAAAATGGGCGTGCGTGACCGGACGGGGCTTGTGGTGATCGCCTACGAAAGCGGACTGATCACGCCCGGCGCGCTGCCGGCCACGCAGGCGCCTCGACGCGACCGACCGTAA
- a CDS encoding type II toxin-antitoxin system HicA family toxin yields the protein MDAKKLLRIVRKLGYASNGNGKGSHDVMSCTGRPNITWAFHASKEVTGGLVKKVLMKEIGLTREEAKEALRGK from the coding sequence ATGGATGCAAAGAAACTGCTACGGATCGTACGGAAGCTCGGTTACGCTTCAAATGGGAATGGTAAAGGTTCCCATGACGTTATGTCTTGTACAGGACGGCCAAATATTACGTGGGCGTTTCATGCAAGCAAAGAAGTCACCGGGGGACTTGTAAAAAAGGTCCTTATGAAGGAAATTGGTCTCACTAGAGAAGAAGCGAAGGAGGCACTTCGTGGTAAATAA